CTACGGATCTACCATTGCAACAAACGTAGGCCGCTAACGGCTAACCTATCTTGCAGCATAAATGTGGAATTGATCTAAATTGTGACAAATTCAAGGCTCAACTTTTTCATGATGAACAAAGAAGACGGTATCTTTGAAATAGGattttcagaaaaagaaaaaaaaaacaaaagaaaaaaaagaagcaaccaTTCGAATTTGGAAAGCAAATGAATAAGACTTTTACAGGCCTTCTCCAAGTCATAACGttttaccaaaaagaaaaaaaaaagattcaacaACGTTGAGATTATTGTGGTTGTTAATTCAAGCTTCAAAATACAAACAAAGTCATTTACATCAATCTATGAATACTGTGTAGCATCCATTACTGTGAAACCTTTATCCAACTACCATTGAACATAAATTTCTAACAAAACTAAAATCAGACCAATTTCCCAAACCCAAAAGAAGACCTCCACACCGGCTGTGGCAGCAATATCACTGACAAAAAACCTTAAAATAGACTTTGAAGTAGAGAAGACCCCAATCCAAATGTGAATTTGATAATTGTTTGTTCATTAAGCCGTTTGGCATGGCGGTGCCCAAGAACAAGTTGGCTGATTCCTCATAGAAGCACTTACAGGTGTATTTAATTTAACAATGGGATAGGTATATTGAATTTTTGACCACTACCAGAATCCACACCATCCTTCCTCATCGCAGTATCTGCATAATCTTGCAGCTCCAGTGCGTGCTCAAGGCCTACCTCCACTTCACCAATCGCAGGACGTGCCAAATTGTCTTCTCGCAGGCAAGAAGTGGCAATGTCCACGTATATCTTGAAACACTCCGGAGCTATCTTCCCTATCAGATACGGATCAATAATCTGATTAATGGTCCCATCTTCTACGCATGTTGGAGCCCAGATGGCCATACTCTTTTCCCTCTCTGATTCCATGTGCACTGATCTTCTCGCACAGAGTACTTCAAACAGTACCACCCCCAAACAGTAGACGTCAGTTTTATCAGTCAGCTGACTCGTTCGAAGATAAGCGGGATCCAGGTATCCAACAGTACCGTTCACTACAGAATCAATCCTAATTAAAGCCTTTGACAAACTCGGGGGACCCTTCTTGCACAAGCCGAAAT
The sequence above is drawn from the Castanea sativa cultivar Marrone di Chiusa Pesio chromosome 5, ASM4071231v1 genome and encodes:
- the LOC142636635 gene encoding receptor-like protein kinase FERONIA, which translates into the protein MLGPGFKEFGTELVLHGQLRHPNLFNLIGYCTDEHEMILVYEFIEGGSLGRHLLHQDQHDPLPWKRRLQICIGVARGLHYLHTGVKHTIIYRDVKLMTILLGENWEAKLADFGLCKKGPPSLSKALIRIDSVVNGTVGYLDPAYLRTSQLTDKTDVYCLGVVLFEVLCARRSVHMESEREKSMAIWAPTCVEDGTINQIIDPYLIGKIAPECFKIYVDIATSCLREDNLARPAIGEVEVGLEHALELQDYADTAMRKDGVDSGSGQKFNIPIPLLN